Proteins co-encoded in one Spirosoma endbachense genomic window:
- a CDS encoding EthD family reductase, whose product MISATILYPKTADSRFDLDYYLNTHTPFVRDTLTPVGLVSVELEEGLAGGAPDTLPAFTIIARLNFPTVEVLQAALAVHAPSLLADIPNFTDVQPVLQISRGV is encoded by the coding sequence ATGATTAGTGCCACAATTCTTTACCCAAAAACGGCTGATAGTCGGTTCGATCTGGACTACTACCTGAACACGCATACACCGTTTGTGCGCGACACGCTCACTCCAGTTGGGTTGGTAAGTGTTGAACTCGAAGAGGGCCTGGCGGGAGGAGCGCCCGACACTCTACCGGCTTTTACAATAATTGCCCGGCTCAACTTTCCAACTGTTGAGGTGTTGCAGGCGGCTTTGGCCGTTCATGCCCCCTCGCTCCTGGCCGATATCCCCAATTTTACGGATGTACAGCCAGTACTCCAGATCAGTCGCGGAGTATGA